Proteins encoded within one genomic window of Dyadobacter chenhuakuii:
- a CDS encoding YceI family protein, whose protein sequence is MATTTWVIDPTHSEVQFKVKHLVISTVTGAFKTFEGSVETETEDFEGATVLFSADINSIDTNQAQRDEHLKSADFFDAANHPKLTIKGTLAKKGDESYTLKGDLTVKDVTKPVEFAVEYGGNMTDFYGNNKSGFEITGKINRKEFGLEWSAVTEAGGVVVGDDVKLIANIQVVKQ, encoded by the coding sequence ATGGCTACTACAACATGGGTAATTGATCCAACGCATTCAGAAGTTCAGTTTAAAGTTAAACACTTGGTTATCTCAACTGTAACCGGCGCATTTAAAACATTCGAAGGTTCGGTAGAAACTGAAACAGAAGATTTTGAAGGTGCAACCGTTCTGTTTTCGGCAGACATTAACAGCATCGACACTAACCAGGCACAACGCGACGAGCATTTGAAATCAGCAGATTTCTTCGATGCAGCGAACCACCCTAAACTGACTATCAAAGGAACATTAGCCAAAAAAGGCGATGAAAGCTATACTTTGAAAGGCGATCTTACTGTGAAAGACGTAACCAAGCCGGTTGAATTTGCTGTTGAATACGGTGGTAACATGACCGATTTTTACGGAAACAATAAATCAGGATTTGAAATAACTGGTAAAATCAACCGTAAAGAATTCGGCCTTGAATGGAGCGCTGTAACGGAAGCAGGCGGCGTGGTTGTAGGTGACGATGTGAAACTGATCGCTAACATCCAGGTTGTAAAGCAATAA
- a CDS encoding mevalonate kinase family protein: MIIETRAYARAGLLGNPSDGFFGKTISISVRNFGASISLYESPELHIESEPQDESTFRSIFHLRDTVSMLGYNGGIPLIKAGIKKFGDYCEDNGIRLPNRNFTVRYRSSIPRQVGMSGSSAIVVALFRALMQFYKVEIPKEILPQLVMVTETEELGITAGLQDRVIQCYEGCVYMDFDKELIDRQGYGLYERIDPALLPKLYVAYNTNLSKVSGKVHSDVRTRFDRGETDVIDVLGQIAKKAADGREALIEGRAHDLHQLMNENFDLRCKIYNVPESNKRLINAARSCGASAKFAGSGGTIIGIYHDDDMLNQLFVELKKHNARVIKPFVV, from the coding sequence TTGATAATTGAAACTCGTGCATATGCCCGCGCCGGGCTGCTAGGCAATCCTTCTGATGGTTTTTTTGGGAAAACGATATCCATTTCTGTCAGAAATTTTGGCGCTTCCATTTCACTGTATGAATCCCCTGAACTCCATATTGAATCGGAGCCGCAGGATGAGAGCACATTTCGCAGCATTTTTCACTTGCGCGACACGGTTAGCATGCTGGGTTACAATGGTGGGATTCCGCTGATTAAAGCGGGGATCAAGAAATTCGGGGATTACTGCGAAGACAACGGCATCCGGCTTCCTAACCGGAATTTCACTGTTCGTTACCGGTCTTCCATTCCGCGTCAGGTTGGCATGTCAGGTTCAAGCGCAATCGTGGTTGCATTGTTCCGCGCGCTGATGCAGTTTTACAAGGTTGAAATTCCGAAGGAAATCCTTCCGCAGCTCGTCATGGTGACCGAAACCGAAGAACTCGGCATTACAGCCGGGTTACAGGACCGCGTGATCCAATGTTATGAAGGCTGTGTTTATATGGATTTTGACAAAGAACTCATCGACCGTCAAGGTTATGGACTTTACGAACGGATAGATCCAGCTTTGCTTCCCAAATTATATGTAGCTTATAACACCAACCTCAGCAAAGTTTCCGGCAAGGTGCACAGCGATGTCAGGACACGTTTTGACCGCGGAGAGACCGACGTAATTGATGTCCTGGGACAGATTGCGAAAAAAGCAGCGGATGGTCGCGAAGCCCTCATCGAGGGTCGTGCGCACGATCTCCATCAGTTAATGAATGAGAATTTTGATTTGCGCTGCAAAATTTACAATGTGCCCGAGTCCAACAAAAGGCTGATCAATGCAGCCCGTTCCTGCGGCGCATCTGCGAAATTCGCGGGATCCGGCGGAACGATCATCGGCATTTATCATGATGACGATATGCTGAACCAGCTTTTTGTAGAGCTTAAAAAGCATAATGCGCGGGTGATTAAGCCGTTCGTGGTTTAG
- the galU gene encoding UTP--glucose-1-phosphate uridylyltransferase GalU: MIRKAVIPAAGLGTRFLPATKSMPKEMLPIIDIPTIQYVVQEAVDSGIEDILIISGKGKRAIEDHFDRNVELESRLEEKEDLMWFNEMRRLADMANVHFVRQKEANGLGDAIYYARHHVGNEPFAVLLGDTIMDSVIPVTQQLMDTYEQFGGSVIAVEEVDPKKVNRYGIVGGTSLSDTIMELSALVEKPAIEVAPSNLAIAGRYILTPEIFNTIEQTPKGKNNEIQLTDSLLLLLKRENIYAHRIEGKRHDIGDKLDYLKTTVEFALKRKEFAEPFRQFLIDILNK; this comes from the coding sequence ATGATTCGTAAAGCTGTAATTCCTGCTGCCGGACTTGGAACCCGTTTTCTACCTGCAACCAAATCGATGCCTAAAGAAATGCTTCCTATTATCGACATTCCTACGATCCAGTATGTGGTTCAGGAGGCGGTTGATTCCGGCATTGAGGACATTCTGATTATTTCAGGAAAAGGAAAACGAGCCATCGAAGACCATTTCGACCGGAATGTTGAACTTGAAAGCCGTTTGGAAGAGAAGGAAGACTTGATGTGGTTCAATGAAATGCGCCGCCTGGCCGACATGGCCAATGTGCATTTTGTAAGACAAAAAGAAGCCAACGGATTAGGGGACGCAATTTACTATGCACGTCACCACGTTGGTAATGAGCCGTTTGCTGTACTTCTGGGCGATACAATCATGGATTCTGTAATCCCGGTTACCCAACAGTTAATGGACACTTACGAGCAGTTTGGCGGCTCAGTCATCGCGGTGGAAGAAGTTGATCCCAAGAAAGTAAACCGCTACGGAATTGTAGGCGGAACATCATTAAGCGACACCATCATGGAATTGAGCGCGCTGGTCGAAAAGCCAGCCATCGAAGTCGCACCATCCAACCTCGCCATTGCAGGCCGCTACATTCTGACTCCGGAAATTTTCAATACAATCGAGCAAACACCAAAGGGCAAAAACAACGAAATCCAGCTAACTGATTCATTGTTACTCCTTCTCAAACGCGAAAACATCTACGCGCACCGCATAGAAGGCAAACGCCACGACATAGGAGATAAACTGGATTACCTGAAAACAACGGTTGAGTTTGCATTGAAAAGGAAAGAATTCGCCGAACCGTTCAGGCAGTTTTTGATTGATATCTTGAATAAGTAG
- a CDS encoding hemolysin family protein: MAIQVLITLVLVLLNGFFVAAEFAIVKIRASQLEQKAQEGNPMAVLSKKIVANLDGYLAATQFGITLASLGLGWIGEPVVSKILIGGMELVGISLEPELAHQIALPAAFAIITVLHIVFGELAPKSIAIQRPEATTLFLSYPLHGFYLVFRPVVWMLNGIANFILKGVGITPSHGSEVHSSDELRYLVQQQKDSGMIEAADYDLIKNAFNFSERIAKQIMIPRPQVFGIDINDFDEAKLEKVIEEGYSRIPVYEDTLDQIVGVLHLKDLLLRMRQGKEIVLTELIRPISTVHESKPIGALLRDFQLSRQQMAVIIDEYGGVDGIVTMEDILEELVGEIQDEYDNEIPIVKNESDNTYTVLGSASITDINDKLPHDISKESDYETLAGYLIYKFGRIPAIGEKLKTKHFEFTILKKQRATISQVKITVFDD; the protein is encoded by the coding sequence ATGGCTATCCAGGTTTTAATAACATTAGTACTCGTCTTGTTAAATGGCTTTTTTGTGGCTGCGGAATTTGCGATTGTGAAAATCCGAGCCTCGCAATTGGAGCAAAAAGCGCAGGAGGGGAATCCAATGGCCGTTTTATCAAAAAAAATCGTTGCTAATCTGGATGGATATCTGGCTGCTACGCAATTTGGAATAACACTGGCAAGTCTTGGTTTGGGTTGGATAGGGGAGCCGGTTGTCTCTAAGATACTGATCGGGGGAATGGAACTGGTGGGGATTTCACTGGAACCTGAGCTGGCGCATCAGATCGCTTTGCCGGCCGCTTTCGCCATTATCACGGTGCTGCACATTGTTTTTGGTGAGCTGGCGCCTAAATCCATTGCGATACAACGCCCCGAGGCAACTACTTTATTCCTTTCGTATCCGTTGCATGGATTCTATCTTGTTTTCAGGCCGGTTGTATGGATGCTGAATGGCATTGCTAACTTTATTCTTAAAGGAGTGGGCATCACACCTTCGCACGGGAGCGAAGTGCATAGCAGCGATGAGTTGCGTTATCTGGTTCAGCAGCAGAAGGATAGCGGCATGATCGAAGCGGCAGACTATGATCTGATTAAAAACGCATTCAATTTTTCCGAACGGATCGCCAAACAGATCATGATTCCACGGCCGCAGGTTTTTGGCATTGATATCAACGACTTTGATGAGGCAAAGCTTGAAAAAGTCATTGAGGAAGGCTATTCCAGAATCCCGGTTTACGAAGATACACTGGACCAGATTGTGGGCGTGCTGCACTTGAAAGATCTGCTTTTAAGAATGAGGCAGGGAAAAGAAATCGTGCTTACTGAGCTTATCAGGCCCATTTCTACGGTTCACGAGTCCAAACCGATCGGTGCATTATTGCGGGATTTTCAGCTCAGCAGGCAGCAAATGGCGGTGATTATTGATGAGTATGGCGGTGTTGATGGCATTGTGACGATGGAAGATATCCTGGAAGAGCTGGTTGGGGAAATTCAGGATGAGTACGACAATGAGATTCCCATAGTGAAGAACGAAAGCGACAATACATATACAGTATTAGGTTCAGCATCGATCACGGATATTAATGACAAACTGCCACACGATATTTCAAAGGAAAGTGATTACGAAACGCTGGCCGGTTATCTGATCTACAAATTCGGCAGAATTCCGGCTATTGGTGAAAAACTTAAAACCAAACATTTCGAATTCACCATTCTAAAAAAGCAGCGGGCAACCATATCGCAGGTAAAAATCACTGTGTTTGATGACTGA
- a CDS encoding DUF7133 domain-containing protein: MISKKHLRKPLFLLAATGVVVVSCMKMSPTGSKTGVTSKTNSTAVIIKEDAATGKARAKEIRDKTVVKLADGLKLDLWASDSLAPDPVAISVDDQGRVYLNRTNRQKNSEFDIRGHRNWMTASIALQTVEERRAFLRSTFAPEKSKENSWLKDLNGDGSHDWKDLAVEKDEVWRIEDTDNDGIADVSMRILDDFFEEVSDVAGGVLIRAKDAFVAIAPDLWRLTDTNGDGVLDQKTSISHGYGVHIGFGGHGMSNPIEGPDGKIYWNIGDIGANITTAEGVKHEHPNSGIIARSNPDGSDFEVFAHGLRNTHEFVFDEYGNLISSDNDGDHPGESERLVHVVEGSDAGWRSNWQYGKYTDPKNNSYKVWMDEQLYKPRWDGQAAYIIPPIQNFHNGPTGMQYNPGTALGSAWKNKFFLVEFVGNPARSPIWAFGLKPKGASFVLDGEKNILNGILPTGIRFGPDGALYVADWINGWDTKNYGRVWKLDVSDDKNDLKELRTVTKRLMQLDYTKQTDDMLLTLLGNQDMRIRQKAQFELATHGAKGAAVLSKAIAQTGNQLERIHGIWGMGQLARQDKAYANVLMTLLKDSDEEISVQAAKVLGDAKIAEAGPMLIPMLASKNPRMQFFGAQALGRIADKQAVAPLLAMIKTNNDQDVYLRHAAVLALSRIGEVEPIVALSSSPEKSLRTAAVLVLRRLRNEKVSVFLQDKDEYIVTEAARAINDDLSIPASLPALAALLQQKRFTSEPLLRRAINASLRVGTNDQLDNLIAFAQRKDVDKDVRTEALAALGTWASPSVMDRVDGRYRGIVERDPALVKSKVQPVVAGLLNDNDAGTLIAAAQMVTNLGMSENNAALAKILSTHKDAKVRTAMLVALNELKYSDMETAMKLGMTDTDADVRTAALGMAGSVNMSKEALTDISKSIFEKGSVKEQQQMLRVLGTIPVAKTQGIFEDLIGKMSDKKLPQSLALDLSEAVDSTKSEALIAKLAPLRTTGMTVADYQDALFGGNAQLGRRYFMTNSAAECVRCHSIGGQGGEVGPNLSNIGNVLSRDQILQALIEPSARLSPGFGMVMLTLKDGTSAAGILTQESDHELVLKTSEAEPLKIATARIAKRDNVPSSMPPMGTIMSKREIRDMVEFLSGLKSGR, from the coding sequence ATGATTTCCAAGAAACATTTACGAAAACCATTATTTCTTCTTGCTGCCACGGGCGTTGTCGTGGTCTCTTGCATGAAAATGTCGCCGACTGGCTCCAAAACGGGTGTTACGTCGAAGACAAACAGCACAGCTGTTATCATTAAAGAGGATGCAGCGACAGGTAAAGCACGCGCCAAAGAAATCCGTGACAAAACGGTCGTTAAGCTTGCTGACGGCCTCAAACTCGATCTTTGGGCATCAGATTCCCTTGCACCGGACCCGGTTGCAATATCTGTTGACGATCAGGGAAGGGTTTATTTGAACAGAACGAACCGTCAGAAAAATTCAGAGTTTGACATTCGGGGTCACCGGAACTGGATGACCGCTTCTATTGCCTTGCAGACCGTGGAAGAGCGCCGCGCTTTTCTTCGCAGCACCTTTGCGCCTGAGAAAAGCAAGGAAAACAGCTGGCTGAAAGACCTGAATGGCGACGGAAGCCATGACTGGAAAGATCTAGCCGTAGAAAAAGATGAAGTTTGGCGCATAGAAGACACTGATAATGATGGCATTGCCGATGTTTCCATGCGGATTCTGGACGATTTCTTTGAGGAAGTTTCCGACGTTGCCGGTGGTGTCCTGATTCGCGCGAAGGATGCATTCGTTGCAATTGCTCCGGATCTATGGAGACTGACAGATACAAACGGTGACGGCGTTTTGGACCAAAAAACCTCCATTAGCCACGGTTATGGCGTCCACATTGGCTTTGGGGGTCACGGAATGTCTAACCCGATTGAAGGACCGGACGGTAAAATTTACTGGAACATCGGAGACATTGGCGCCAACATTACCACAGCCGAAGGCGTGAAACACGAGCATCCAAACTCGGGAATCATTGCCCGTTCCAACCCTGATGGAAGTGATTTTGAGGTTTTTGCGCATGGTTTGAGAAACACGCATGAATTTGTCTTCGACGAATACGGAAACCTGATCAGCTCGGATAACGATGGTGACCATCCCGGCGAAAGTGAGCGTTTGGTCCATGTTGTGGAAGGCTCTGACGCAGGTTGGAGGTCGAACTGGCAATACGGAAAATATACGGATCCTAAGAACAACAGTTATAAAGTTTGGATGGATGAACAATTGTATAAACCGCGTTGGGATGGCCAGGCGGCATACATTATCCCGCCCATTCAAAATTTCCATAACGGTCCGACGGGTATGCAATACAACCCGGGGACAGCATTGGGATCAGCTTGGAAAAATAAATTCTTCCTGGTTGAGTTCGTGGGTAACCCTGCTCGTTCACCGATTTGGGCATTTGGCTTGAAGCCGAAAGGTGCGTCATTCGTATTGGATGGAGAGAAAAATATTCTGAACGGAATCCTGCCCACGGGCATTCGCTTCGGGCCGGATGGTGCTTTGTACGTGGCTGACTGGATCAATGGTTGGGATACAAAAAATTACGGAAGGGTTTGGAAACTGGATGTTTCTGATGACAAAAATGACCTGAAAGAGCTGCGCACGGTGACAAAACGCCTTATGCAACTGGACTACACCAAGCAAACGGATGATATGCTGTTGACCTTATTGGGCAACCAGGATATGCGTATCCGCCAGAAAGCGCAGTTTGAACTGGCAACGCACGGCGCAAAAGGTGCAGCCGTTCTGAGCAAAGCCATTGCGCAAACAGGCAATCAGCTGGAAAGAATTCACGGTATTTGGGGAATGGGCCAATTGGCGCGTCAGGACAAAGCCTATGCGAATGTGCTGATGACATTGCTGAAAGATTCGGATGAAGAAATTTCGGTTCAAGCTGCGAAAGTGCTCGGCGACGCGAAAATCGCCGAAGCTGGCCCCATGCTTATCCCTATGCTTGCATCAAAGAACCCAAGAATGCAGTTCTTCGGAGCGCAGGCGCTCGGACGCATTGCTGACAAACAAGCCGTTGCGCCACTTTTGGCAATGATAAAAACCAATAATGATCAGGATGTTTATTTAAGACATGCCGCCGTGCTTGCATTGTCCCGGATTGGTGAGGTTGAACCGATCGTAGCCTTGTCATCCAGCCCTGAAAAATCGCTCAGGACTGCCGCCGTGCTTGTTTTAAGACGACTGCGTAATGAAAAAGTTAGCGTGTTTTTGCAGGATAAAGATGAATACATTGTAACCGAGGCAGCTCGTGCGATCAATGACGACTTGTCTATTCCTGCTTCCCTGCCTGCATTAGCAGCGCTTTTGCAACAGAAAAGATTCACTTCCGAGCCATTACTGAGAAGAGCGATAAATGCTTCCCTGCGCGTTGGAACAAATGACCAGCTCGATAATCTCATTGCTTTTGCACAACGGAAAGATGTAGACAAAGACGTCCGCACTGAGGCTTTGGCAGCATTGGGAACCTGGGCCAGCCCATCCGTTATGGATCGCGTGGATGGTCGTTACAGAGGGATTGTGGAACGTGATCCAGCGCTTGTGAAGTCGAAAGTTCAGCCGGTTGTTGCAGGCCTGCTGAATGACAACGACGCAGGCACATTGATCGCAGCTGCGCAAATGGTAACAAACCTGGGAATGTCTGAAAACAATGCTGCTTTGGCAAAGATCCTGAGCACGCATAAGGACGCGAAAGTAAGAACCGCCATGCTTGTCGCGCTGAACGAACTGAAATATTCGGATATGGAAACGGCGATGAAGCTCGGTATGACCGATACAGATGCGGATGTGCGCACAGCGGCATTGGGAATGGCAGGAAGCGTAAATATGTCAAAAGAAGCATTGACCGACATTTCGAAAAGCATTTTTGAAAAAGGAAGTGTAAAGGAACAACAGCAAATGTTACGTGTTTTGGGCACGATCCCTGTGGCTAAAACACAAGGTATTTTTGAAGATCTGATCGGTAAGATGTCAGACAAGAAATTGCCACAGAGCCTTGCATTGGATCTTTCGGAGGCAGTTGACTCTACCAAGTCCGAAGCGCTGATCGCGAAACTGGCTCCGCTGCGCACGACTGGAATGACCGTTGCTGACTACCAGGATGCGCTTTTTGGTGGAAATGCGCAGTTGGGCAGAAGATATTTTATGACCAATTCGGCTGCGGAATGCGTGCGGTGCCATTCTATCGGCGGCCAGGGCGGCGAAGTTGGTCCTAACCTTTCCAACATTGGCAATGTGCTTTCAAGAGATCAAATATTACAAGCGCTGATCGAGCCAAGCGCACGGCTTTCGCCCGGATTCGGAATGGTTATGCTTACATTGAAAGACGGCACATCCGCCGCGGGAATCCTGACCCAGGAAAGCGACCACGAACTGGTCCTGAAAACGTCAGAAGCCGAACCATTAAAAATCGCAACCGCAAGGATCGCCAAACGCGACAACGTCCCATCCAGCATGCCCCCCATGGGCACAATCATGTCCAAAAGAGAAATCAGGGATATGGTCGAGTTTTTGTCGGGATTGAAAAGCGGGAGATAA
- a CDS encoding DUF6984 family protein, which translates to MSSIRPIRQNEIDLIHFLLQTLNLDPKDFPINNDVDEYEGGKMGSISLGGNVDAYEGDLIQAEYVDSDGTPVVITLTKDTQNHLLDLDFWKVDFSKLIDYPRPDQLIFSQKAE; encoded by the coding sequence ATGAGCAGCATCAGGCCCATCAGACAAAACGAAATTGACCTCATACATTTTCTGCTCCAAACATTAAACCTCGACCCAAAGGATTTCCCTATCAACAATGATGTGGACGAATATGAGGGTGGAAAAATGGGCAGCATTAGTTTGGGTGGCAATGTGGATGCTTATGAAGGCGATTTGATCCAGGCGGAGTATGTCGACAGCGACGGCACACCGGTTGTTATTACACTTACGAAAGACACTCAAAATCACCTCCTCGACCTCGACTTCTGGAAAGTAGATTTTTCAAAACTAATCGACTACCCGCGGCCAGATCAGCTGATATTTTCACAAAAAGCAGAGTAA
- a CDS encoding MFS transporter: MNAINPAQPKLSAVLTIPVIVASLGYFVDVYDLLLFNIVRVPSLKDLGLSEEEISRIGANIYNWQQAGLLIGGFMWGILGDKLGRRSVLFGSIFTYSLANIACGFANNVELYSFLRFIAGLGLAGELGAGITLIAEILPKELRGYGASVVASVGLAGAIAAFFAVKLTDWRIAYFIGGGMGLILLGLRINVLESVIFNKSIENRGSKSVPWWTIFTSWSRFVRYIRCMGIGLPTYMVIGIYSTFGNEFAKALGITADVQAASCVLYTYIGVVTGDFFSGILSQWLQSRRKAILLMMSMTLAGVVWLLYGGIESTTMLYACYVWLGFSIGYIAMFLTTTAEQFGTNLRATVTTSVANNVRATVLITLPVFQLLKPGWGVLSSGAIVGAVCFGLALLSLWQMEETYGKELDYEEV; encoded by the coding sequence ATGAATGCCATCAATCCTGCTCAGCCTAAATTAAGTGCCGTTCTGACCATTCCCGTTATCGTTGCCTCGCTGGGTTACTTTGTGGATGTGTATGACCTGCTGTTGTTTAACATTGTCCGTGTGCCCAGCCTGAAAGATCTTGGGTTGTCGGAAGAGGAGATTTCCCGCATAGGCGCCAACATTTACAACTGGCAGCAGGCAGGCTTGCTCATTGGCGGCTTTATGTGGGGCATATTGGGCGATAAGCTGGGCCGGAGGTCAGTTTTATTTGGATCTATTTTTACTTATTCGCTGGCGAACATTGCATGTGGTTTTGCCAATAATGTTGAGTTGTACTCATTTTTGAGATTTATTGCAGGGTTAGGACTGGCCGGAGAGCTTGGCGCAGGCATTACGCTCATTGCCGAAATCTTACCAAAAGAGCTGCGTGGCTATGGCGCATCCGTAGTTGCCAGCGTAGGACTGGCCGGTGCTATCGCGGCATTTTTTGCAGTAAAACTGACGGATTGGCGCATCGCCTATTTCATAGGAGGAGGAATGGGGCTTATACTCCTGGGTTTACGGATTAATGTGCTGGAATCCGTTATTTTCAATAAAAGCATAGAAAACCGAGGAAGCAAGTCCGTTCCGTGGTGGACGATTTTTACGAGCTGGTCGCGGTTTGTGCGCTATATCCGCTGCATGGGAATCGGGCTGCCTACTTATATGGTCATTGGAATTTATTCCACTTTTGGAAACGAATTTGCGAAAGCGCTGGGCATTACCGCCGACGTACAAGCAGCATCGTGCGTGCTTTACACCTACATTGGCGTGGTAACCGGTGATTTTTTTAGTGGGATTTTAAGTCAATGGCTGCAATCCAGGAGAAAGGCAATTCTTCTAATGATGTCAATGACGCTAGCCGGGGTGGTGTGGCTGCTGTATGGCGGGATCGAATCGACTACAATGCTTTATGCTTGTTATGTATGGCTCGGATTCTCAATCGGCTACATTGCCATGTTCCTGACCACAACTGCAGAACAATTCGGGACCAACCTGCGGGCGACCGTAACAACCTCTGTTGCTAATAATGTAAGGGCAACGGTCCTGATTACATTGCCTGTTTTCCAGCTTTTAAAGCCGGGCTGGGGCGTTTTGAGTTCGGGTGCAATCGTTGGTGCCGTTTGCTTCGGGCTTGCGCTGCTTTCGCTCTGGCAAATGGAAGAAACTTACGGAAAGGAACTGGATTACGAAGAGGTCTGA
- the arfB gene encoding alternative ribosome rescue aminoacyl-tRNA hydrolase ArfB: protein MVNPEILHNELVFQTARSGGKGGQNVNKVETKVELRFDIKNSQQLTDEQKHTLIEKLANKLTNEQVLILYHQTERSQLANKDKIIAKFNDLIKKAFTVQKSRRATRPTLASKLDRLQTKQRNSSIKSLRKKSFEE from the coding sequence ATGGTCAACCCTGAAATTTTACACAACGAACTGGTCTTTCAAACTGCGCGCAGCGGAGGAAAAGGAGGGCAGAATGTGAATAAAGTCGAAACAAAAGTGGAGCTGAGATTTGATATTAAAAATTCACAACAACTTACCGACGAGCAAAAACATACATTGATCGAAAAGCTCGCCAATAAGCTTACCAACGAGCAGGTTCTCATCCTGTATCATCAGACCGAGCGTTCGCAGCTGGCCAATAAGGATAAAATTATAGCCAAGTTTAACGATCTGATCAAAAAAGCATTCACCGTACAAAAAAGCCGACGTGCTACGCGGCCTACGCTTGCTTCGAAACTGGACAGGCTGCAAACGAAGCAGCGGAATTCCAGCATTAAATCATTACGTAAAAAGTCATTCGAAGAATAG
- a CDS encoding DUF6600 domain-containing protein, translated as MKIMRKLRIMGLILLLLGGVSISSKTQAQPGVNISFQTFYEELSPYGRWVRTPQYGSVWVPDAPSGFQPYSTAGYWEVTEYGNTWVSEYDWGWAPFHYGRWSFDDYNGWFWIPGYEWGPAWVNWRSGGGYYGWAPLGPGMQVNISVNLPSFWWVFVPQRYITSPRWHSYCAPRNRVSHYYGRTTIINNYYYNNNRTYAYGPRRDEIERVTRRSVSVREIDMRNRGRVVVAGNSRGNDRYDNSRGYNDRSSRYNDANRRGSTIDAGSSDRSSRGNGRNPGYEANRSDNNSRSNREYEAPTRAERVPNRDVPDNGPERSSRSERGNEPVNPGGNRESYEVPATRPSRSERGSYEAPAQRESRQQSGSYEAPVQRESRSNRGSYEAPVQRESRSNRGSYEAPVQRESRSDRGSSERGSYESRGSAPDARSSQGSSERGSRGGGGASDRSSRGPR; from the coding sequence ATGAAAATCATGCGAAAACTTCGGATAATGGGCCTGATCTTGCTTTTGCTCGGCGGTGTTTCCATATCTAGCAAGACACAGGCCCAGCCCGGAGTTAACATTTCTTTTCAAACATTCTATGAGGAGCTATCTCCTTACGGACGATGGGTCCGGACGCCGCAATATGGCTCCGTTTGGGTACCAGATGCACCATCCGGCTTCCAGCCCTACTCCACTGCGGGATACTGGGAAGTGACCGAATATGGCAATACCTGGGTTTCGGAATACGACTGGGGCTGGGCGCCATTTCACTACGGCCGCTGGTCTTTTGATGATTATAATGGCTGGTTCTGGATTCCGGGTTATGAATGGGGCCCGGCATGGGTTAACTGGCGTTCCGGTGGCGGATACTATGGCTGGGCACCGTTGGGTCCTGGTATGCAAGTGAACATTTCGGTGAATCTGCCTTCTTTCTGGTGGGTTTTCGTCCCGCAACGTTACATTACGAGCCCGCGCTGGCATTCGTACTGCGCTCCGCGCAACCGCGTTTCGCATTATTATGGCAGAACGACCATTATCAACAACTACTATTATAATAACAACAGAACCTACGCTTACGGCCCGAGACGTGATGAAATTGAGCGTGTAACCAGAAGAAGTGTTTCCGTTCGTGAAATTGATATGCGGAACAGGGGACGTGTGGTTGTTGCGGGCAATAGCCGTGGCAATGACAGATACGACAACAGCCGCGGTTATAACGACCGCAGCAGCAGATATAACGATGCGAATCGCCGCGGATCAACCATCGACGCAGGTTCATCGGACCGGAGCAGCAGAGGCAATGGCAGAAACCCCGGATATGAGGCCAACCGCAGTGATAATAACAGCCGCAGCAATCGCGAGTACGAAGCGCCAACCCGTGCGGAGCGAGTTCCCAACCGTGACGTGCCTGACAATGGCCCGGAAAGAAGCAGCCGGTCGGAACGTGGTAATGAGCCGGTAAATCCCGGCGGAAACAGAGAATCTTACGAAGTGCCTGCAACAAGACCAAGCCGTTCGGAAAGAGGATCGTATGAAGCTCCGGCTCAACGCGAAAGTCGTCAGCAAAGCGGTTCCTATGAAGCGCCTGTTCAACGTGAAAGCCGTTCCAACAGAGGTTCCTATGAAGCGCCTGTCCAACGCGAAAGCCGTTCCAACAGAGGTTCCTATGAAGCGCCTGTCCAACGCGAAAGCCGCTCAGACCGTGGTTCATCCGAAAGAGGTTCTTATGAATCCAGAGGCAGCGCGCCTGATGCGCGTTCTTCACAGGGAAGTTCCGAAAGAGGCTCACGGGGCGGCGGCGGTGCTTCGGATAGAAGCAGCAGAGGGCCAAGATAA